Genomic segment of Mycolicibacterium sarraceniae:
TCACCCGATCACTTGCCGAGGAATGGGGACCGAAAGTGCGAGTCAACTGTTTGGCGCTGGGGCCGACGATGACCGACAACTTCAAATCGTTCGTGCTACCCAAGGACGACCCGACGGGGGAGAGGTACTTCCACGCCGTGCCGATGAATCGGGCCGGTGAGCCCGCCGAGGTGGGCCGTGCGGTTGTCTTTTTATGCGGTGGCACAGCCGATTTCATCAACGGCACCACTATCGAGATAGACGGAGGAATGATGCCTGGCGTGCTGTACGAGGCAGGGCTTAAGACCATTACGGACCTGCTGTGAATCGGGTGATTCAGTTCGCCACCGGTAATGTCGGCAAGCATGCCCTGCCGATGATCATCGAGCGGCCCGACCTGCAGCTTGTCGGGTTACACGCCCACGGCGCCGACAAGGTGGGTCGCGACGCCGCACAAATCTGCGGGCTATCCGAGCCCACCGGCGTCATCGCCACCAACGATATCGACGCGCTGGTGGAGCTGGGCGCCGACTGCGTGGTCTACACCTCGCAGGCCGAGATGCGGCCGCAACGAGCCATCGCCGAGATCTGCCGTTTCCTGCGGGCCGGCACCAACGTCGTCGGCACGTCGATGGTGTGGCTGGTCGCCCCGTACCACGCCGACGCGTGGATTCGCGATCCGCTGGCCGCGGCCTGCGCAGAAGGTGGCACCTCGCTGTACATCAACGGCGTCGACCCCGGCTATTCCGGTGACAGCCTGGTCTACACCGCGCTGACCCTCGCCGGGCGGGCCACCGCGGTCACGGTGTCAGAGATCTGCGACTACGGAAGCTACGATGATGCCGAATTCACCGGTGTCAGTTTCGGTTTCGGCACCACGCCAGACCACACCCCGATCATGTTCGCCCCCGGCGTGTTGTCCTCGCTGTGGGGAGGGCAGGTCCGCTCGCTGGCCGAGGTTCTTGGGGTCACCCTCGACGAGGTGCGCGAGCGGCACGAAAGCTGGGTGACGCCCGAGCCGATCGACTGCACGATGATGAGCGTGGCGCCCGGGCATGTGGCCGCCGTCCGCTTCGCGGTCGAGGGCATCCGCGACGGGCAACCGGTGATCACCATGGAGCACGTCAACCGGCTCACCCCGGTGACCGCACCGCACTGGCCCTACCCGCCGGACGGCCGACTCGGTGTGCACCGGGTGGTCGTCCACGGCAACCCGGGGGTCGAGATCAACACCCACCTCGGCCTCGGCGGTGTCGACCACAACGACGGCGGAGTGATCTCCACCGCCGCACGCGCGGTCAACGCGATCGACGCGGTATGTGCCGCACCGCCAGGTGTCTTGTCCGTCAAGGACTTGCCGACCGCACACGCTGACACGGTGATGTGGTGACGTGACGAAGATTGCGCCGCGCCGCCCACCTGGCGGCAGCCAGCTGCGTGCCGACCGGACCCGCGAGGCGGTTCTGGACGAGACGGTGCGCTGCGTGGTGGAGGAGGGCTTCGCCGCGGCCAGCGCCAAGCACATCGCGGAACGAGCCGGGGTGACCTGGGGTGTGGTGCAGTACCACTTCGGCGATCGCGACGCCCTGTTGATGGCCGTCGTCGATCGGGGATTCACCGAAATGCTCGAGTTGCTGCGCAGCTTGCCGCCCCCGTCACCGACGCAAACCCACCGCAAACGGGTCGAGCTGGTGGTGCACGCCGCCTGGCAGGCGTTCTCCAGCCCGACGTCGCGCGCCTCGCTGGAGATCCTCATCGGCACCCGAGCGATGCGAGATAAACGAGCGACTCGCCATCTCGTCGAGTTGCAAAGGGCCATAACCAATTTGAGTGGTGATATCGCCGAGGGGCTGGACAGCCCACACGCGGCGGCCATCGGGGATCTGATCTGGGCCACCATGCGCGGTCTGGTGATCACGCAACTGGTGATGGCGGGCCCGATGCGCAACAGCCGAGAACTGACCGCGCTGGTCGACGTGATCTGCTCATACCTCGATCGACATGGGCAAACGCAATGCTTACCAAGCACAGTCACAGTTAGGTCATAGGCCTGCGGCCAATCGGCGCGCCTGAGTGACATTCGTTGTGCGCCGTGGTGATCATGGCTGAATGACTGCACCACTGGGTATCTCCGTGGGCGCAACCAGCCTGGTTGCCGCCCGAGCTGGGGACCCCCCGTTCATCTGCCCCGCCGAGTTGGTGCTTGGCGATCAGGTGTGGACCGGTTTTGTCGAGCGGGTCGGCGACCCGTCGCCGCTGGTCGGCGAGGGCGGGGTCGTCTACCGCGCCGAACAGCTGCTGGCCCTAGCCCTGTCCGCGCTCGCTGATGCCGCGGGCGCCGGTCTCGCTGCGGTGGCGGCCGTGGCGGTTCCCGCCCACTGGGGGCCGGGCCGTCGCGATGCGCTGCGTGAGGCCATGTGGCGCCTGCCCGCGCTGGCCGGTGTCGCGGCACCGCCGCTTCTGGTGTCGGACTCGACTGCCGCGCTGCGCTCGCTGCAGAGCGATCCTGGACTGCCGCGCCACGGAGTGGTCGTGGTATGCGGTATCGACGCCGACGACAGCTCGGTGACTGTGGCAGACGCCGGTGCCGACTACCGCCAGATCGGTGAGACCGTGCATCGGCCTGGCCTGCCCGCCGATTTCGCGGCGTTCATCGATGACGCTCTGAACCAGGCCAGGGTCTCCCGCGAAACCATCAGCGCCGTCGCCGCAATCGGTGATGGCCAGGGAATAGCTGTTGTCGCTCAACAAATCTCGAGCCATCTGCAGCTTCCGGTCACTGTGTCGGCGCACCCGCAGCTCGACGCGGCATTGGGTGCGGGCCTGGCCGCCGCCCGACAGCTGGCGGCTGACGCGCCGACCGGTTTGGCGCCCGCGCCGCTGATCGCGGACGTGGGCCCGCAGTCGCAGACCATGGCCGCCGCCCTGGCCTGGTCGAGTGACGACACCCCCGATGAGCCACTCCCGCAAGACCAGTCCTATGCCTACAACGACTTCGACTATCGCGGTTACGGGGATGACCAGACCGACGACGAGCTGTCCATCCTGGGCGGTGACCCACCCGCCCGGCCCGAGTCGGGCCTGACTCGCAGCGTGCCGCTGCTGCTTGGCGGTGCCGCAGCGGTCGCGGCCGTGGCCGTCGGCGGTTTCGCTTACACCCTCACCGGCACCAGCACTCCCGACACCCCGACCACCCAATCGGTGAACCCGGCGCCGGCGACCCCCGTCACCGCGGTGACCCCGGTGCAGCAGAGTCCTGCAGTGCCACCACCGGTGCCGACCGAGACCGTCACGATGACCAATCCGCCGATCCAGACCATCACTGAGCAGGCGCCGCCACCTCACACCACCATCGTGACTGTGGAACCGACGACCACGACCACGACCACGACAACAACGACGACGCCGCCGACGACCACCACGACGACAACAACGACCACGACGACTCCGACCACGACGACGCCGACGACCACCACCATGGAGTGGGACACCACGACGACGCGAAAGCCGTTGATCCCCGGGCTGCCCCCGCCACCGCACATCCCGGGGCTGCCGCCGCTGCCAAACCTCAACGTGAGCTGAGCGGCTCGATTCCGACAACCCGCAGCTAGACGGGTGATGTGTGGGACGCCACAGCTGATTTCACGCGCTCAAGCGCGGTGAAGCCGTTTGCGCCGGCCCGTTGACGGGAAGACGAGATCAAGGCCAGCGGGGAATCTCCCCAACACGCTCTACGGGCGTGGCGCCACACCGAGAGGAAAACCGATATGGGCGAGCACAATAGCGGACCGGAAGAAGCCATCAAGGGCATCGTCGAAGGTGTCAAGGGTAAGGCCAAGGAAGTCGTCGGCGCCGTCACCGGCCGCGATGATCTCCAGCGCGAGGGGCAGGCCCAGCAGGACAAGGCCGATGCTCAGCGTGAGGCTGCGCAGAAGGAAGCAGAGGCCGAGAGCGCCCGCGCCGCCGCGAAGGTGAGCGAAGCGCGCGAAAAGGCTGAGCAGAACTAATAACTCACAGTCAACAAGCCCGGCACCCGATACGGTGCCGGGATTGTTGACGTTGTTGCGGCTGAGGGCGCAGAACCTTTGCGATCACGCAACGCAGATCTGGGGTAGACGCCTGGTGGCGCTGATGATCCCAGTGGCAACGTCACTGGAGAGCGGGGTAGTCAGCCACCGGATGACGCCAATGCGCCTCGATCACTGTGACATTCGGCCAGAACGAAGGCCATCTCGTAGATGTGACTATCTGCGGGGATGGTGGCCGGCGCCGACAGCATCGATGACATGGCCCTGTTGCGCCACGGCGCGATGGGCACCCTCTTCGAGCGCCCGTATGCGCCCTCGACGCTGGGGTCGTACCGAACCGATCTACGAGCGCGCTGCCGCCAGGACGGCGGCCAGGCAATCCGGCAGCGCTTTCACGTCATTGTGTGCGGGGATGACGATCACTTTCCGACAACCACCGTCACGCCCGCCGTGGCCCGATCGCCCGTAACGCCGTGGGGCCGGCGAACGCCGAAGCGTTTGTCAGCATTGCCATCACGACGATCCTGCTGACCCGGCTCTATCTCAGGCTCACTGGCTACCCGCAAATCGGCGGCGGCCGGCCGCTTCGCGCGCATGAATGCCTGGCGTCGGCCGCCTCGATCGCCGCTGACAGAATGGCTCGCGGCTGTGGCCGCTGCGCTTTCTGCGAAGCGCGGCGCTGACGTTCACGCTTCTCAGCGCCCTCGTCCACTTCGCCACTGAGGGATTCGCGGCCCTGATCACACTGTCGATCGGCCTGTTCGGCTTGGCGATCCTGGCCTATCAACTCGACGTCGCCGCGGGCAAGGCCATGCCGGGGACCGGCAGCACAACCCGACTCAACGCCGATTCGCTTGTGCCGCTTCGATGATCTTGGCGGCCACCTCCGCCAGCGGAACATTGGCATTGCGCGACAGTTGGCGCAGCATCTCGAATGCCTGATCGGCGTCCATCGAGTAGCGCTCCATGATCATGCCTTTGGCTTGCCCGATGATGTCGCGACTGGCCAGCGCCTCCTGGAACTGCGACTCGCGCCGAGCCGCTTCGCACACCAGCGCCACGTGGTCGGCGAACAGCGAACCCAGCTGCCGGGTGCGTTCGCCGAACGCATGGGGGCGTTCGGCAAACACGTTCAGCGTCCCCATGGATTCGCCGTTCACGAACAGTGGGAAGCCCATGATGCTGCGCACCGGTGTGCTGTCCAGGGCTTCGGCGCGAAACCTCGGCCAGCGGGTCTCAAGCGTCAGGTCTTCGACGTGAACGGGGTGGGGCTGCCGACTCGAGGACACGCAGGGGCCCTCCCGGTGGCGGCGCTGGATTGCATCGATGCGTTCCGCCCACGGATGCGTTGATGCGGGAGTGTCGATGCCGTACTGGCCAGATGTCACCGTGACGTTCACGTAGTCGGCACCGGGTAATTCGGCCGCCGCATGGTGGGCGATCTCGGCGATTCGACTGGCGGTATCCGGAGGTAGGGCACCATGGTCGGCCGGCATGGTTCAGCCCATACCCATCGCCGGGCCAAGCCCAACCTTCACACCACCGACAAATAGCGCCGGGTGATCACCCGCTGAACGATCGAGGCGACCGGTGCCCCGATCTGGCTCCACCACGTCGCGGGCGTGGAGAACGCCACCACCTCGGCATGCACGGATTCATCGGCGGGCTCGAAGCGCACCCCGAACATCTCCTCCCCGGACACTGCGTGGCCGGGGAGGCTGCCGTACGCGAACCCCCGGCGATGGGGCTCATCGACCACATAGACCACACGGCAGGGCGCGGAAAAGGGCCCCAGCCGGCCCAGCACGTCGGTGCCGACCTGCGCCACCTCGGTGGTCGCGGTGACCCGCAGCCCCGCTCCGCGCAACATTGCGTACCGCATCACCGCGTCGGCCGCCTGCTCGAACCGGGCCCGGCCGTCGCCGATCCGCGAGGACAGCCGCACATGGTGATAGCCGGCGGGCAGGTCCGCTGCGGTCGCGCCTACCTCGGTATAGGTCAACGGGCGGCTGGCCAGGTCGCTGAGCTTCACGGCCTCCACCCTCTCATCTGCCTCATCTGTTTGCGTACTGTCGAGGTAAGCCGCCGGTGTGCGGCGGCATACGGTAACCAGGTGGCAGAGGACATGACGGCGATCAACGAAGCCGTGGCGGCGCTCCATCCAGGCGGTGGATTCAATCCGCCGGCGCCGACGACCAAAGGCGGCCCCGACTACGGCCGGTTCGTCGAAGCCGTTAGAGATCTGCAGGACCGGGCGCGGGCCGTGGACGCGCCCGACCAGGTGATCACCCGAGCAGCCGAGCTGCTGGAGCAGGCGTCGGCACTGCTGACGCCCTACGACGCCGACGAGTGGTCCACCCCATCAGGCCGACGGATGGACCTGCCGATGCGTGGCAGCATCGTGACCGTCCCCAACGACACGCAGGTCGGCGAGGACGGGCGGCTGCGCGGCTGGGTCCGCTTCCGGCGCTACCACCTGGGCCGCAACGGGGCTGTGCACGGTGGGTTCATCGCCCATCTCTTCGACTCGGTGCTGGGCAAGACGTCGTTCCTAGTGACCGGCGGGCCGTACCAGCGCACCGCCTATCTGCACGTCAACTACCGCAAGATCGTGCCCATCGAGAAAGAACTCCAGATCGACGCCGGGATGCTGCGCATCGAGGGCCGCAAGATCTTCGTCGACATCCGGCTCTGCGACGGTGATGACCTGCTCGCCGACGGGGAAGGGCTGTTCGTGACGCTCAAACCGGGGCAGCCATGAGGCGGTGGCGGCACGCGTGGGCGCACCGGCGGGACCGGCTGCGGGAGCGTCCGGTCGCCGATTTCGCGTACCGGGTCGTGGTGGGTGTCGTCGGGCTGGTCGTGCTGCTGGTCGGGATCATCGCGATCCCGTACCCCGGTCCCGGCTGGGCGATCGTGTTCGTCGGGCTGGCGATCCTGGCCACGGAGTTCTACTGGGCGCATCGCACCCTGACGTTCACCCGCGACCGTTACGACAGTGCGATGGCGTGGTTCCGCGGGCAGGGCTGGTTTGCGCAGGCGTTGGGCGCGGTGTTCACGGCCGCCGTGGTGGTGGCCACGCTGTGGCTGGTCGGTGCGGTGGGCTGGTCGGCTGGACTGCTGGGCTTCGACCATCCCGCGTTGGACAGCCCCATCGGCCTCGGCGCCTGACCAGCACCCCGATAGCATGGTCGCGTCCGACGCGAGCACGTGCGGCGGTCGTCGATGTCCCCATCAGCCGAAAGAGGCCAGCAATGAGCGCCCCTGCACACCCCGCCCCGGTAGCCCCGATCCGGGTGCCCGCCGGGACTACCGCGGGCGCTGCGGTGCGCGACGCGGGACTGCCTGGCCGCGGTGAGCCCGGCGCGATCATCGTCGTGCGCGACGCTGAGGACAAGCTGCGCGACCTGAGCTGGACGCCGGAGGCCGATGTCGAGGTCATCCCGGTCCCCGCCGACACCGACGAGGGTCGCAGTGTCATCCGGCATTCGGCCGCCCACGTGCTGGCCCAAGCCGTGCAGGAACTCTTCCCGCAGGCCAAGCTGGGCATCGGCCCGCCGATCACCGACGGCTTCTACTACGACTTCGACGTTCCGGAGGCGTTCACGCCCGAGGACCTCGAGGCGCTGGAGAAGCGGATGCGCAAGATCGTCAAGGACGGTCAGCTGTTCTCCCGGCGGGTCTACGAGTCGAAGGACGAAGCTCGACTCGAACTTTGCCACGAGCCCTACAAGCTCGAACTGGTCGACGACAAGTCCGGCGATGCTGACATCATGGAAGTCGGCGGTGACGAGCTGACCGCCTACGACAACCTCAATCCCCGCACCCGCGAACGTATTTGGGGCGACCTGTGTCGGGGACCGCACATCCCCACCACCAAAGACATCCCCGCCTTCAAGCTCACTCGCAGCTCGGCCGCCTACTGGCGCGGCGACCAGAACAACGCCAGCCTGCAGCGCATCTACGGCACCGCGTGGGAGTCGCAGGAGGCGCTGGACCGCCATCTGGAGCTGATCGAGGAAGCCCAGCGCCGCGACCACCGCAAGCTCGGGGTCGAATTGGATCTGTTCAGCTTCCCCGACGAATTGGGTTCTGGCCTACCAGTTTTCCATCCCAAGGGCGGCATCATCCGGCGCGAGCTGGAGGACTATTCGCGTCGCAAACATGAGCAGGCCGGGTACGAGTTCGTCAACACTCCACACATCACCAAGGAACAGCTCTACATCACCTCGGGGCACCTGGAGTGGTATGCCGACGGCATGTTCCCGGCGATGCACATCGATGCCGAGTTCGACGAGGACGGCAAGCTGCGCAAGCCCGGGCAGAACTACTACCTCAAGCCGATGAACTGCCCCATGCACCACCTGATCTACCGGTCGCGGGGGCGGTCGTATCGCGAACTTCCGTTGCGGCTCTTCGAATTCGGCTCGGTGTACCGCTATGAGAAATCCGGTGTGGTGCACGGCCTGACCCGGGTGCGCGGGATGACCCAGGACGACGCGCATGTCTACACCACCCGCGAGCAGATGCGCGAAGAGTTGGCCTCGCTGCTGCGCTTCGTGCTCGACCTGCTCGCCGATTACGGCCTCGACGATTTCTATCTGGAACTCTCGACCAGGAACCCGCAGAAGTCCGTCGGCTCCGATGAGATGTGGGATGAAGCCACCGAGACCTTGCGGGAGGTCGCCGAGGCATCCGGGCTGCAGCTGGTCCCCGACCCGGGCGGTGCGGCGTTCTACGGGCCCAAGATTTCCGTTCAGGTCAAGGACGCGCTGGGTCGCAGCTGGCAGATGTCGACCATCCAACTCGACTTCAACATGCCTGATCGCTTCGAGCTCGAATACACCGCCGCCGACGGCACGCGGCAGCGCCCGGTGTTGATCCACCGCGCGCTGTTCGGCTCGATCGAAAGGTTCTTCGGAGTGCTCACCGAGCACTACGCGGGTGCCTTCCCGGTGTGGCTGGCCCCGGTGCAGGTGGTGGGTGTTCCCGTCGCCGATGGCCACGTGGAGTATCTGGAAGACGTTGCTGCCGAGCTGAAATCGCGCGGAGTTCGGGTCGAGGTCGACAGCAGCGACGATCGGATGGCCAAGAAGATCGTCAATCACACCAACCAGCGGGTGCCGTTCATGCTGCTGGCAGGTGACCGCGACGTCGAAGCCGGTGCGGTGAGCTTCCGGTTCGGCGACCGCACCCAGATCAACGGGGTGCCCCGAGCTCAGGCCGTCGCGACGATCACGAAGTGGATTGCCGACCGCGAGAATGCCATCCCCACAGCCGAACTGGTGAAGGTTGACGGTGTCTGACGAAGCAGACGCGATCACGGACCGGGGCGTCGGGCAGCCCGACCGTCTGCAGCGGCTGTGGACCCCGCACCGGATGAGCTACATCCTGGACGTACCGGTGCAGAAGAAGTTGTCGGAACCGTCGCGCCCGTTCACCGACATTCCGACCCTGCCGGACGAGGACGGACTGGTGGTCGCCCGCGGTGAGCAGGTCTACGTCGTGCTCAACCTCTACCCGTACAACCCCGGCCATCTGATGGTGGTGCCGTATCGCCAGGTGTCGGAGCTGGAGGATCTCACCCTGGCGGAGAGTGCCGACCTGATGGCCTTCGCCCAGAAGGCGATTCGCGTCATCAAATCGGTGTCGAGCCCGGACGGGTTCAACGTCGGACTGAACCTCGGCAAGTCCGCCGGTGGTTCGCTGGCCGAGCACCTGCACATGCATGTGGTGCCGCGCTGGGCCGGCGACGCCAACTTCATCACGGTGGTCGGTGAAACCAAAGTCATCCCGCAGCTGCTGCGTGACACCCGCAAGCTGCTGGCCGACGAATGGGCCGGCCAGCCGTGAGCGACTTCTACCTGATGACCCGCGCGGCCTACGCCAAGCTGAGCGGACCGGTAGCCAAGGGCGCGTTGAAGATCGGGCTGACCCCCGACATGGTGACGATCATCGGCACCGCGGGTTCGGTGCTGGCCGCGCTGATCATGTTCCCGATCGGCCAGCTGTGGTGGGGATCTGTCGCGGTCTTCGTCTTCGTGCTCGCCGACATGCTCGACGGCGCGATGGCGCGCGAACGCGGCGGCGGAACGCGGTTCGGTGCGGTTCTGGACGCGACCTGTGACCGGATCAGTGACGGCGCGATCTTCTGCGGGTTGTTGTGGTGGGTGGTGTTCAGCCTGCACAGCTCGTCGCTGGCGGTGGCCACGATGATCTGCCTGGTGACCTCGCAGGTGATTTCCTACGTCAAGGCCCGTGCCGAGGCCAGCGGGCTCGACGGTGGCGGCGGGCTCATCGAGCGCCCCGAGCGGCTGATCATCGTCCTGGTCGGTGCCGGATTCTCGGACCTGCCGTTCTGCTCGCCGGTGGTGCTGCCCATCGCGATGTGGCTGCTGGCGGTGCTGAGCCTGGTGACGGTGGGTCAGCGGGTGCACTCGGTACGCAGCAGCCCCGGCGCGATGGACAAGATCGCGCCGGCCGGTCCGGCGCCCGCCGGTGATGAGCCGACAGGAACCGAGCAGTGATCAGCACACCGGGGCAGCTGTGGAACAGCGGTCGCAGCTGGCTGCCGAGCACAGCGAACATCAGCGATCTCGGCTATGCGGCCGGGTGGCGGGTGGTGCGGGCGTTGCCGGAGTTCGTGGCACGCAACGCGTTCGACGCGGGTGCCTGGTATGCGGCGCAGGGCGGCGGGCCTGGGCAGCTGCGCAAGAATCTGGCCCGGGTGATCGGCACCACGCCCGCCGACGTGCCAGATTCGCTGGTTCGTGCTTCGCTGGCCTCTTACGCCCGATATTGGCGGGAGGCATTCCGGTTGCCCACGATGGATCACGCCAAGTTGGGTACCGAGCTCGATAAAACCGCGTACGGCAAACAACATATGGAGGCCGCGCTGGCCGCCGGCCGCGGTGCGATCCTCGCGCTGCCGCACAGCGGCAACTGGGACATGGCCGGGGTCTGGCTGGTCCAGTTGAACGGGACCTTCACCACCGTCGCTGAGCGGCTCAAGCCCGAGTCGCTGTACCGGCGGTTCCTCGACTACCGCGAGAGTCTCGGCTTTGAGGTGTTGCCACTGACCGGTGGTGACCGGCCGGCCTACGAAATTCTGGTCGAACGGCTGCAAGCCAACCGGGTGGTCTGCCTGATGGCCGAACGAGACCTGAGCCGCTCGGGGGTACCCGTCGACCTGTTCGGAGAAGCCACCCGGATGCCCGCCGGTGCGGCCAAGCTCGCGCTGGATACCGGCGCGGCGCTGATCCCGGTGCACTCCTGGTACACCGATGACGGCTGGGTTGTCGATCTCTATCCGGAGTTGGATTGCTCCAGCCGCGACGTCGGCGTCATCACCCAAGCGCTGGCCGACCGGTTCGGCGCCAACATCGGCGAGCACCCTGAGGATTGGCACATGCTGCAGCCGCAGTGGTTGGCCGATCTGTCCGACGAAAAGCGTGCCCGCCTAGGGGACGACGGGACGAGCTGATGCGGATCGGGATGGTCTGCCCGTACTCGTTCGACGTGCCCGGCGGGGTGCAGTCGCACATCCTGCAACTTGCCGAGGTGATGCGCGCACGCGGCCACGAGGTCAGCGTGCTGGCGCCGTCGTCGCCGCATGTGCAACTGCCCGACTACGTCGTCTCCGGCGGTAAGGCGGTGCCGATTCCCTACAACGGTTCGGTCGCGCGATTGCGGTTCGGCCCGGCCACCCACCGGCAGGTGAAGAAATGGCTCGCGCGCGGTGAGTTCGACGTCCTGCATCTGCACGAACCCAATGCGCCCAGCTTGTCGATGCTGGCGCTGCAGGCCGCCGAGGGGCCGATCGTGGCGACATTTCACACATCGACCACAAAGTCGTTGACGCTCAGCGTGTTTCAGGGCATTTTGCGGCCGTTCCACGAAAAGATCATTGGCCGTATCGCGGTGTCCGATCTGGCTCGGCGCTGGCAGATGGAGGCGCTGGGCTCCGATGCCGTCGAGATTCCCAATGGAGTTGACGTGGCCGCCCTTAAGTCGGCACCGCGGCTGGACGGCTACCCGCGGCTGGGCAAGACCGTGCTGTTCCTCGGGCGCTTCGATGAGCCGCGCAAGGGGATGGCGGTGTTGGTGGGCGCGCTACCCGCGCTGGTGGACCGGTTCAATGACATCGAGATCCTGATAGTCGGGCGTGGGGATGAGGACGAGCTGCGCGACGAGTGCGGCGAGCTGGCGTCTCATCTGCGTTTCCTCGGGCAGGTCGACGACGAGGAGAAGGCGTCCGCGCTGCGCAGCGCGGACGTCTACTGCGCCCCGCACATCGGCGGCGAGAGTTTCGGCATCGTGCTGGTCGAGGCGATGGCCGCCGGTACCCCCGTGGTGGCCAGCGACATTGACGCGTTCCGGCGCGTGCTGCTCGACGGCAAAGCGGGCCGGCTGGTCCCTGTCGACGACTCCGAGGCGCTGGCGCAGGGACTGATCGAGGTGCTCGACAACGAGGCGCTGCGCAAGCGTTACGTGACGGCCGCCAATGTCGCGGTACGCCGCTACGACTGGCCGGTGGTGGCCGACCAGATCATGCGCGTCTACGAGACCGTGGCGGGCGCGGGGATGAAGGTCCAGGTGGCTGGTTCGGCGGGCCGGAGCGAAGCGACGCGGGAAAATAGCTGATGCATGCCGGGCTGTATTGGTCGTTGACGGCGGTACTGATCGTCGTGCTGGTCGTGAGCGCGCTGCTGGCTCTGCAAACCGCCAACCGGCTGGATCGGCTGCACATCCGCTACGACCTGTCGTGGCAGGCGCTGGACGGGGCGCTGGGCCGGCGCGCGGTCGTCGCGCGCGCCGTGGCCGCCGACACCTATCGCGGCCGTCCGGAGGGCAAACGACTGGCCGCCCTGGCCGGGGCGGCTGAACGCGCACCCCGGTCCGGCCGGGAAGCAGCCGAAAACGAGCTGTCGGCCGCGTTGGCCATGGTCG
This window contains:
- a CDS encoding NAD(P)H-dependent amine dehydrogenase family protein, with product MNRVIQFATGNVGKHALPMIIERPDLQLVGLHAHGADKVGRDAAQICGLSEPTGVIATNDIDALVELGADCVVYTSQAEMRPQRAIAEICRFLRAGTNVVGTSMVWLVAPYHADAWIRDPLAAACAEGGTSLYINGVDPGYSGDSLVYTALTLAGRATAVTVSEICDYGSYDDAEFTGVSFGFGTTPDHTPIMFAPGVLSSLWGGQVRSLAEVLGVTLDEVRERHESWVTPEPIDCTMMSVAPGHVAAVRFAVEGIRDGQPVITMEHVNRLTPVTAPHWPYPPDGRLGVHRVVVHGNPGVEINTHLGLGGVDHNDGGVISTAARAVNAIDAVCAAPPGVLSVKDLPTAHADTVMW
- the pgsA gene encoding phosphatidylinositol phosphate synthase; the encoded protein is MSDFYLMTRAAYAKLSGPVAKGALKIGLTPDMVTIIGTAGSVLAALIMFPIGQLWWGSVAVFVFVLADMLDGAMARERGGGTRFGAVLDATCDRISDGAIFCGLLWWVVFSLHSSSLAVATMICLVTSQVISYVKARAEASGLDGGGGLIERPERLIIVLVGAGFSDLPFCSPVVLPIAMWLLAVLSLVTVGQRVHSVRSSPGAMDKIAPAGPAPAGDEPTGTEQ
- a CDS encoding TetR/AcrR family transcriptional regulator is translated as MTKIAPRRPPGGSQLRADRTREAVLDETVRCVVEEGFAAASAKHIAERAGVTWGVVQYHFGDRDALLMAVVDRGFTEMLELLRSLPPPSPTQTHRKRVELVVHAAWQAFSSPTSRASLEILIGTRAMRDKRATRHLVELQRAITNLSGDIAEGLDSPHAAAIGDLIWATMRGLVITQLVMAGPMRNSRELTALVDVICSYLDRHGQTQCLPSTVTVRS
- a CDS encoding GAF and ANTAR domain-containing protein yields the protein MPADHGALPPDTASRIAEIAHHAAAELPGADYVNVTVTSGQYGIDTPASTHPWAERIDAIQRRHREGPCVSSSRQPHPVHVEDLTLETRWPRFRAEALDSTPVRSIMGFPLFVNGESMGTLNVFAERPHAFGERTRQLGSLFADHVALVCEAARRESQFQEALASRDIIGQAKGMIMERYSMDADQAFEMLRQLSRNANVPLAEVAAKIIEAAQANRR
- the mbp1 gene encoding microaggregate-binding protein 1, coding for MGEHNSGPEEAIKGIVEGVKGKAKEVVGAVTGRDDLQREGQAQQDKADAQREAAQKEAEAESARAAAKVSEAREKAEQN
- the thrS gene encoding threonine--tRNA ligase, which produces MSAPAHPAPVAPIRVPAGTTAGAAVRDAGLPGRGEPGAIIVVRDAEDKLRDLSWTPEADVEVIPVPADTDEGRSVIRHSAAHVLAQAVQELFPQAKLGIGPPITDGFYYDFDVPEAFTPEDLEALEKRMRKIVKDGQLFSRRVYESKDEARLELCHEPYKLELVDDKSGDADIMEVGGDELTAYDNLNPRTRERIWGDLCRGPHIPTTKDIPAFKLTRSSAAYWRGDQNNASLQRIYGTAWESQEALDRHLELIEEAQRRDHRKLGVELDLFSFPDELGSGLPVFHPKGGIIRRELEDYSRRKHEQAGYEFVNTPHITKEQLYITSGHLEWYADGMFPAMHIDAEFDEDGKLRKPGQNYYLKPMNCPMHHLIYRSRGRSYRELPLRLFEFGSVYRYEKSGVVHGLTRVRGMTQDDAHVYTTREQMREELASLLRFVLDLLADYGLDDFYLELSTRNPQKSVGSDEMWDEATETLREVAEASGLQLVPDPGGAAFYGPKISVQVKDALGRSWQMSTIQLDFNMPDRFELEYTAADGTRQRPVLIHRALFGSIERFFGVLTEHYAGAFPVWLAPVQVVGVPVADGHVEYLEDVAAELKSRGVRVEVDSSDDRMAKKIVNHTNQRVPFMLLAGDRDVEAGAVSFRFGDRTQINGVPRAQAVATITKWIADRENAIPTAELVKVDGV
- a CDS encoding TIGR02611 family protein; protein product: MRRWRHAWAHRRDRLRERPVADFAYRVVVGVVGLVVLLVGIIAIPYPGPGWAIVFVGLAILATEFYWAHRTLTFTRDRYDSAMAWFRGQGWFAQALGAVFTAAVVVATLWLVGAVGWSAGLLGFDHPALDSPIGLGA
- a CDS encoding DUF1990 domain-containing protein — protein: MKLSDLASRPLTYTEVGATAADLPAGYHHVRLSSRIGDGRARFEQAADAVMRYAMLRGAGLRVTATTEVAQVGTDVLGRLGPFSAPCRVVYVVDEPHRRGFAYGSLPGHAVSGEEMFGVRFEPADESVHAEVVAFSTPATWWSQIGAPVASIVQRVITRRYLSVV
- a CDS encoding HIT family protein, with the protein product MSDEADAITDRGVGQPDRLQRLWTPHRMSYILDVPVQKKLSEPSRPFTDIPTLPDEDGLVVARGEQVYVVLNLYPYNPGHLMVVPYRQVSELEDLTLAESADLMAFAQKAIRVIKSVSSPDGFNVGLNLGKSAGGSLAEHLHMHVVPRWAGDANFITVVGETKVIPQLLRDTRKLLADEWAGQP
- a CDS encoding PaaI family thioesterase → MTAINEAVAALHPGGGFNPPAPTTKGGPDYGRFVEAVRDLQDRARAVDAPDQVITRAAELLEQASALLTPYDADEWSTPSGRRMDLPMRGSIVTVPNDTQVGEDGRLRGWVRFRRYHLGRNGAVHGGFIAHLFDSVLGKTSFLVTGGPYQRTAYLHVNYRKIVPIEKELQIDAGMLRIEGRKIFVDIRLCDGDDLLADGEGLFVTLKPGQP